In a genomic window of Cytobacillus sp. FSL H8-0458:
- the recA gene encoding recombinase RecA, with product MSDRQAALEMALKQIEKQFGKGSIMKLGEQTDRRISTVPSGSLALDAALGVGGYPRGRIIEVYGPESSGKTTVALHAIAEVQASGGQAAFIDAEHALDPVYAQKLGVNIDELLLSQPDTGEQALEIAEALVRSGAIDILVVDSVAALVPKAEIEGEMGDSHVGLQARLMSQALRKLSGAINKSKTIAIFINQIREKIGIMFGNPETTPGGRALKFYSSIRLEVRRAETLKQGNEMVGNKTKIKVVKNKVAPPFRVAEVDIMYGEGISKEGEIIDLGSELDIVQKSGSWYSFNEERLGQGRENAKVFLKENPEIRLTIQKQIREHYGLDEEKVASGDEEQEEFELID from the coding sequence GTGAGTGATCGTCAAGCAGCTCTTGAAATGGCGCTAAAACAAATAGAAAAGCAATTTGGTAAAGGTTCTATCATGAAGCTCGGGGAACAGACTGACCGCAGAATTTCCACTGTACCAAGCGGGTCTCTTGCTCTTGATGCAGCTCTTGGGGTAGGCGGCTATCCAAGAGGACGTATTATTGAAGTCTATGGACCGGAGAGTTCCGGTAAAACAACAGTAGCCCTGCATGCTATTGCAGAAGTGCAGGCAAGCGGCGGACAAGCAGCGTTCATCGATGCCGAACACGCTTTGGACCCTGTTTATGCACAAAAGCTTGGTGTAAATATTGACGAGCTTCTTCTTTCCCAGCCGGATACTGGAGAGCAGGCGCTTGAAATAGCAGAAGCCCTTGTTCGAAGCGGTGCTATTGATATTCTCGTAGTTGACTCTGTGGCAGCCCTTGTTCCCAAGGCTGAAATTGAAGGAGAAATGGGTGACTCCCATGTGGGTCTGCAGGCCCGCCTAATGTCACAGGCACTTCGTAAGCTATCAGGCGCAATCAACAAATCAAAGACAATCGCGATTTTCATTAACCAAATCCGTGAAAAAATCGGAATTATGTTTGGAAACCCTGAGACGACTCCGGGGGGACGCGCATTGAAGTTCTACTCATCCATCCGCCTTGAAGTGCGCCGTGCAGAAACTCTTAAACAAGGCAATGAAATGGTTGGTAATAAGACAAAGATTAAAGTTGTCAAAAATAAAGTCGCTCCTCCATTCCGAGTGGCGGAAGTTGACATCATGTACGGTGAAGGAATTTCCAAGGAAGGTGAAATCATCGATCTTGGCTCTGAGCTGGATATTGTCCAAAAGAGCGGTTCTTGGTACTCATTCAACGAGGAGCGCCTGGGCCAAGGCCGTGAAAACGCCAAGGTATTCCTAAAAGAAAACCCTGAAATCCGTCTAACTATCCAAAAACAAATCCGCGAACATTATGGACTCGATGAAGAAAAAGTAGCCAGCGGAGACGAAGAGCAGGAAGAATTCGAGCTGATCGATTAA